The following is a genomic window from Plectropomus leopardus isolate mb chromosome 3, YSFRI_Pleo_2.0, whole genome shotgun sequence.
GCTGGAGGGGTCGTGGGAGTTTAACCATCCAGACTGTTTATGAAAAGTAGTtactaattctttttttttcttttgtcaatcAGCAAATTTATTAATCAAGTTGTTTGGCTGTACAAGTGTTAAATGTTGGGTagttaaattcaaaacaaagaTGAAGACTTACTTTAAACACATCTTGTGAActttttcttatactttttaattcaaaaatcttaatctgtatCAAGTAAcaaaagctttcagataaattaGTGATGTAAAAAgtatatttccctctgaaatgtagtggagtagaagccTGAAGACACTCAAGTAAAgaacctcaaatttgtacttgagtacagtacTTGGGTAAATATATTTAGTTACATTCCTCTACTGCTTGGAACTGTAGCATCTATTTAATATATAAAGTGAGGTTTAAATAATAAGACAGCTATACGTGTATAGAAAACAATAAGCTAAAAGGGtccttaaaaatacaaataaggctcagtttaaaacattttttacctcTCTCCTCAGAGATGACTTGTACCAGCTCGTATCCCTCCTCTGGCTCCACCTCCAGGTTGTGCTTCGCCATGGCTCTAGAAATTACGGCCGGCGTCTTGTCCTGATTGGTCAACTATTTagggaaagacaaaaaaatgactcataCAGGATTTTAGAGATGTAAAATGTAAGCCGAGAGCATCTCACTcacacagcaacagaaacaCACTTATTTACTTACCAGTATGCTCTTGTAGAGGTTCCCGTTGCCGTCCTCCAGACTGACTCTAATGATGCACGCGTCCTGGGCCTGGGTGTTATAAGCTGGGGTTTGACTCGGGGAGCTCGGGGACAAGGGCGTGAGGGAGATGGAGCGTCTGTGGGTGCAAGGCGGGAGTGAGGGAGACGCGGGAGTCATGGAGACGCTGGCTGTCGACGAGCTGGTGTCCATGGAGTGGAGTGAATTACAAGAGGAGGATTCTGATAGCTGAGAAAACAGAAACCACAAGTTACATTCAGATACACAAACTATGACGGGAGCTTTTTAGTCTACAAATACACAGAACCGTGATCTGATCACTCATGTGCAGCTATTTGAGGGGGAATGTGGAAGTACTACACAAAGTGACAGCTGCAAGGCTCAAAATACATACATCAATTTGTTTTTCCTATAAACTTTGGCCCTGAAATAGCAGCAGTTTGACTAAAGGACTGGCTAAAATTAttacagaaagagagagtgttatgtattttttgcaaGAGTAGTGGAGAGCCGTCTCTCTGGTCCCagagttatattttattttatttttccaaaattagaattgttattttaaaaaagttgttttttaaaaaaaaagatcagataTTTCTATCAAAATGATGCAATTTGTGTACAgcttgtgtaaaaaaaaggcacattttgtcctttttttagactttttttaaatcattgattAGTTAGTAGGATCAATATGTCATTCGTTACATGCAGAATGGATATAGATATGGCCATGGCTCAGTAAATAGTACAAATCATTTTGTTACAGTTTCCACAATTATGGCAGTCTCTATTTcctaattacatttttaaacaaaatatgtttttggtacattttagTAATCAATAACTACATGAATGCTACTAGCTCGAAAgtcttgaaattattttgagatatttagGGAAAGGTGTTAAAATTTTTGTCTTAGTCAAGGGGAGAGTACAAAGTTTGCTAAAAATGGAGAAGGccctgctgttttttgttttgtttttttcaatgtgagTTCAGCCCCATTCCCCAAACCAATAATTTTCATATGGAGCATAAGtttgaccaaaaaacacattttcttcagCACTGTCGCCCACCTTGTTTTGCTGGGAGTCAGAAGTGTGAGTGGGGGTGAGGCCCTCGCTGTCTGACGGGCTGCTGGAGTCACTGGAGGACACACTGACGGAGTCCATGCTCTCCCCTGAGCTGCCAGTAGGAGGCGAGCGCGGTGTCTCTCTGACTGGAGAGCTAGCTGCACTGCTGTCTGGTCCAAGAAACAGCCTGGAAAGTAGCAGAAGTCAGtcgttaaataataaaataaataggtcACTGCAATTCTGTGCTTAAATTTGACAGTGTGACAATCTTAGCCAGAGAAAAGAAATTTCTATGGAACACAGAAGACATTTAAAACTAAACCCTCCTCCATTAGATTGCATTCATTTTCTATTATCTGGATGCACTCACAGGCTGAGTCTCTTCACCATGCTTTTTCGGGGTTTGGGTGAAGTTGGACTGCTGTCACCGAGACCTTCAATCTCACAGGATAAGCCGTAGCTGCAAGAAATTGATAATAAACCTTAGACATCATAAAGCATTGTCATGAATTCTGAGTAAGACGGAGGGAAAGTCAGAGAGGACGAGAGAAGGAGGGAGTACAATTGATCAGTAGGGAGTGAAGACATGACATAAGAACAGCAGGGAGAGGCGAGGAGAAAGGACAGAAAGAAGCTtctattgtgtgtttgtgaacaaTAGGTCTGACAGACCATGACCTCATGCACTAATTTGCTCGTTATCTAATGGAAAACGGTGCAATCAATAAAGAGGGTATTTGGGGTGAAGCAGCAGTACCTTTCTTCCTCACTGAGCTGAACCTGGCTCTTAAACCAGCGGAGAAAAGTCGGCTCTGGAGTCAGACAGTAGCTGTTGCAGGCTGACTGGAGCAGCTTGATCTGGGCGATCACCTCAaactcctgcacacacagagagaaagttgCCAACATTAGATCTGAGTAACTACAAACATGCGGCACACGTCAGCCGAACTCATCATGTGATAACTGTCTCGGTGTAATCATGTCAGAGGAGGTGGCGCGCAGCTACACTCACCCTGCGTCTCTTCTCAAAGTTGTTCAGGCCACCCTGCGGAGGACACAAAGAGCACGCTGTCAGACCCTGGACATCACATACCAGCGGCTGCTTAGACAAACAGCATTAGGTAGACCACTCCAAAAATGGAGCGACAAAATTCCTCACGCACCCATGGAAACTTACGCCCTGCTTTCTGACAGCGGGTTCGCAGATAGACTCTCAGATCTGCAGTGCTGTGTAAACTCGCAGACACATGCTCTCAAATATCGAAACACGCACACATTCAGCAGGTGGTTATGGATTTTTTCTTACCTCTACTAGATCAGGCAGAGCCGTATCCAGCATAGTCAGGTCTGTTAGAAAGGTCCCCAAGTACGGTATCGTTCCTTGCATGGCGCCCTGcggaaaaaaaggtttagttCAAATGAATACTTCAAGGATGCCACAATAAAGCTGTAATTTGCACTCTGCTCCTCATGATTTACAGATGCCAGGGTGGGTTTTGTCAAATACAACACAGGCTTAATGTAAGTACAGCACACAGTGCATAGAGTAAACAAAGCTAAGCATGTGGCTTCATCATAGCCGAGAGGCTGGAACTCTCTTTACAGTGCATTGCTTTAGAGGAATGTGTTGTTCTAAATTATAAAGCTCAGTTttagctttctttaaaaaaagattgtctGGCGTTTGTTACAGGAGCTCTTAGTTAGCTAGTCGTCCTCTAACCATTTCTTTCTGCAGCTGTAGTCTCTTGTGGGTGCGTTTCTGGTGCTCCTTGGCGCAGCTCTCCAGGCTGGCAAACTTTGAAGTGCCTTCCTGTGgagcaaacagaaaatagaGCTTCAGGCCTCCAGATTCTCAGCACTGAGTGAGGGAATGTTTTTAGGATAGCCAGATGAAGTCTCACATCTGTGTGCATGAAcacaatatcaaatatttttttcttgtttttttttcatagaggatcctacatgtatttattcataatcTCACAGATCCCTCAGAGGGCgaataaatgtataaatcaGACTCACCCTCATGAGGAGCTCTCTGCTCGTCAGGTAGTTGTTGTGATCGGAGAAAATGTCGGACAGCTCCTCAAATGTCTGCATGCTGTCTCTGAGTGGAGCAAAGATTCATGTTAATGTGGACCTATCAGCTAGAATACTTGTCAAAAATTTCTCAGTACAGTGGCCCTGAgggtaaaaacacaaagaaatttttgtaaacacaccatttcacaaaacaggatgacatttctgaaaacaacatttgggAAAACAAGATGACTTTCAACAataacatttaagaaaacaagtcaacatttcacaaaacacaacaacatttaacaaaacaagaCCAGATTTtgcaaacacaaagacatttagttgtggttctgttttttttaaatgttattttgttttgtgaaatatggttgtgttttctgaaatgttgttttggttttaaccCTCAGGGCAACCATATCTCAGAGGTGCTGTTGATTTCTGCCAAAAGTATAATTCTTCTATTAAAACTTACTTGTGCACACATGCCCAAACCCTTTTCAGCCTGTATAGAGGGTTGGACTGCAGCGCAGATACAATGGCTCGCAGAGATGAAAAGTTTTTGCGTATTCGACACTCCTGTCAAGAGAAAACACAACCACAGTCAGAGTGTGGCCCATTTTTGTGAGAGGTTCATAGATGAATTTGTGTTTCTTCCAACCTGAGCGATGTCTATCCAGCGCTGAATGACCCGCGCTCTCACATGTGGTCtgatctgtctgtgtttcagcaCTGTGCTGACCACGCAGGCCGCCACGGCGTTAAACTGCGTGATGGTGGCACGAATAGTCGGGGCACTGTGCTTGTTGTGCTTCTTATCCCTTTGCGACCAGATAGAGCCCAGGCAGTGGTGGGGTACGACCTTTTTAAACAGCAGCTacagagcagaagaagaggCTGATGTTAGCATGACGACAATGAAGAAACATCGCAGGGATGTAACCTGCGTCACCTTTTCCAGCACACGCTGCCAAATCCACCATCTCATTTCCCTTTGCTTACCGCATCCATGTAGGTCAATTGTTCAGCAACCAGGTCGGCGTCAAACGACAGGAAGTCCTCTTGGACCTCaatctccacttcctcctcctccccaagGCAGAAAGAACTGTTGCCGTGGAAACCAGCTGAAAGCAGGACATTTGTATTTAAGATTATATAAGAAACAGAGCTGCACAGAGTGAAGAACTCTACATTATAAgagagtttaaaaatatattttaagttacCATCAGCATCTTCCATGCCAGCCtgactctgcagctgctccaaCAGACTCTCCGCCCGTCTGAGAGTCTCCGAGCCTGGCAGGGTCCTACGCAGGTAGTCCATCAGCCTGTGGAGACAGGGGTAGTCAGGCGGCTCCTGGAAGTCTTCAGGACACTGGTCCAGCCAGGCACGCAGGATAGAAGCCAAGGCACTGTGGAGAGAGATTCATGAGTGTCAAGAGAGCTGGCAATGATGGAAGAACAGGTGTGATAACTCAGCTATACTGCTGAACTTTACACAAAATGTTATCAAGTAAAGGTTGACCACATGGATCTGAGAGTGATATGAAAATATATCTCACCTTCTAATGGCACCATTGGTTTCAGAGCCTTTGCAACTGCCggtgttttgctcattttcttccaCACTTCCATACCTGCAGCAAAAAATAAGAAGTGGGCATGTTTAAAACCACTAAAATGTACAGTGAGTGCATGATTTCAGCTTTATGCAACACTTTACTCCAGCCTACTTGTCTAGCAGTAGCTGCAGTACAGTCTGGGTGCTTGCGAAGGCTCTGTAGGTGGACAGGAAGATGGAGGTGTAGGTGAGGTCGTTGTCTCCAAAAGCTGTCAATAACGTCTCCACCAGACGCTCCAGTGTTCCGGCACGGATACTTCGGATTTTGCAGGTCTCCAGCTGGCTCACCGTGTGGCCGGGAGGTAGGCGATCTCCCTCtgcctaaacacacacacagagcacatatTTTCACACTGTTAATCACTGAAACTTAGagcaacataatttttcttgtgctacttttaGACGCCCAtcacaagtattttaatatttgagcTCTGAACAAAATGGtgcaatttgtttaaaaaatatgcgaaaaggcagtgagaaacttgataagaaatgttctacaaagtTCAAGAAACTTGTagattaagttgtttttttttttaaattaggaaaaaaaggttttgggtaaaaaagaaaaaaggtggagaaaaactgcatttgtaGTTATCTGAATTACATATtataaattatgtaacagaattattaGTTTAAAGCACACTTTCCAAATCTTGTCTgccttgttcatttttttaactttcttttttaaaactaattttcttttagtttttactaatttcttgtcaattttGGGTTAATTCCCTCCCCGTTTAAAGGTTAAAGCAGTGTAAACAGACCTGAGGAGTGCTCTTATGCACTGCAGTGACTTTGCTGGTGCCTCCAAAGCTTTTCTCAGCTTTGTGTGGCTTTTAATGCACCACAGATTTTTGATGTGTCAGGTCGTCACACACAGCATAAAATCATTTCATGTATCCAAAAATTAGAACAGTTACGTTTTAAAACGTGAAGTCACAGGATTCAttcaaagacaaagacacatttctgaCGACCTATATTTAATTCTGATTTCCCCAGATGTGTCCGACTATTGTGTCTACGGGGAAATACACCAAGCAGTTGTAAAACCGGCcgggaaagagaggagaggaggtggcacagacatggagagaaaagagaccTTGGTGAAGTTAGCACGCTACAACAGGAAACGCTCAAATCTGCTTTTAATCACAGCAggcccctcctcctccgccgTCCCtccagacagagaggaggacagcgGCAGGGCCAAGTTCTCCCACCACTCCCGTCCGATAACAACTCAGCACAGCAAGAAATAACCATTATCTATCTCTGCGAGGTGACCTGCTGTGCACTCACACAAGTTTTGCGATTGAAAAACAATTAGAAATACACCCAATTtactacaaaacacaaaacatctgtGTGCAGTCCAAATCATTGTACATTAATTGCTGTTATTCACTGACAATTGACTGTTTTGAGTGAATATACTGCTGCTTCAATAGGGATCGCTCTCCATTCTGCTCCTCTCAATAGACAACACTGTATAAAGTACCACGCTGTTTTAATTAGCTCGAATACAGTTGGCAGCTCATGCCGTTGTCAATACATCAATACAGCCTTAAAGCCTCTGAGCTGTTatctatttcttcttttttatgccAAACAACCATCCCCCATGTCAAGCACAAAGGAACAACAGTGATGCAAACAATCCAACAACACAAGATCCTGATTTTTATCTTATGAACAAACATACATCTgtaatttctgttttgcttgtttcgtgcatttagtttttttttgggaaaacacACTAGAGAAACTGAGGAAAATGCCCTAATTGGCTCTTTTGTGCAGTGtaatcatatactgtataacaTCTTATTATGCTGATATAAACAGCACAGAGAAAACAGCAATGCCTCATGTGCACAACTCAAGGAAAAGCCTTTAATACCCCCAACTTTTTTGTCATAGCAGCATTTCATAAAACACTGCTGTACAGGGGAGTGAGCAGTTTTGTTGGCAGCCGGGAAAGTCAGGAAATCACATGCTTTGGCTAAACAGTCCAGGTCTGGCGAAACTGTTGATTTTCAGCAGGCGGCTAAAAAGGTGTTGTCTAAACTGGGAGATATATAGCGCAACAGCCCCGCTGGAGCACAATGCAAGAGAGACGCCTGGCTATAGAAAGGCTTCAAACAATAGAGattgttctgtgtttgtgatcAGCGCAGAGCACACAACTCACAAGATTGCTTTTGTAAAAACCATCGACACATGCTAAATTCCAAGGCAGAGACTATTCCactaaaaatcagcatttttgcaCCGCAACAGGTTGAGAGAGTGGAAAAAGCAGCATCaggttttcatttgtttaatcccTTTTGCTGAGGGTTTGGAGCTCTTTGAAAAAGCTTTGTCAGCTGTGATTCTGTCACACTGTGAGACATCAGACGGGCCCACTCACCCCTAGCCATCTTGCTCCCTTGTTGGCTGCCTGCTGGATCTGAACCCTCTTCAGTGTCACGTTGTAGATGGCTCCTTCCTCGACTTCCTCCCCCCAGTCCTGCACCGAGCTCTGCGAGTAAAAGGGGAAATGTCAGAAACCTCCATAACAGACGAGGGAATACATTTAGGATGAAAAAATACCATTTCTTGTAAACAACTGCAGGCTGCAAAGGTAATTTCCAAGTGCCATTTTGATGGTTtaacaaaacaggaagtgacatttttggaaacatcTCTGAGAAAAGCAGAAGgaagcatcagaaaaaaaacagaaacatggcCTCAGCACTCAAACAAACTAGTAAAAGAAGGAGTAAAGTGCAGTAAAACATCAAGAATGACCAACTCCCCAACCCCCACATCTGCAGCCTGCCAGGCCTCCCTCCCTGTCTTTACTCCCTCTTTTATTCCCTATCCATCTCTTTCAGCGTGTCCCCGTCTCTCTGAGGTGAAGTCAGAGCTGGACGGCTTTACTGGAGCTCAGAGAGCTGCAGATAAGAGCCAGAATGGATAAAAACTCCCAAACAAATCCCTACATTATAAAACAAGACATGTTGATACGTCTTTGTCTGTTTGCCTGCCTAATTATACAACCCTAGAGAGCTTGATTACAAACGAGAGCACTAACTGGATTTGTGCTCATCTTGCTCCATATGTACTGCATCTGCCTCTGGTTGTAAATCACCGACAAACAACAGAGCgcataaacaaacacagggaGCAGAGTGaaatcaaaatacaaaacttcTGCTCgggaagtgtgtgtgcagcccaAAATGTGCTGAGACATCAACAtatggagacaaaaacagaggcagagacagagaaagagagggactGGCCAAATATAAACACCACGCATGCAGTATTATGGCCaagtcctctctctctctcacacacacacacacacacacacgcacacagagacCGCAGTGGCCAAGATCACTCTCACTTGTCCCCACTTTCATTTACACAGCTCAATGGCAAAGTCCACACTACTCCCCAAACAGAGGGGCTGCCAGCAATAGAGGTCAAGGGTCAAAGTCGCCGTTAACAGGCTCAATGGACGGTCCTGGAGGCCCGTGGCACTCAGCCATGACTGAGCCGTGTTTGGGTTTGAACAGAAACATGTGAtgccaaaatgaaaagaaatccaaaagctcagagagagagagagagagaaagggagaggaggagTAAATAAGGATTTTAACTAGCTCTGGGAGATTAAATCAGCAAGCATGTCTGTGATGTTGAATGTCACAAGTTGCATTTTTCTGAATATGTCAACATGCCTGTCCCTTACCCTGTTCAGCATCTTGCCTTAAGGTCAGCAGCCTAATAAGTGCATATacatctctctcgctctctctttagTTGCTGCTGGCTGGATGGCTGGCGCAGGGACAGATAAATACATCAGTGCATGAGTCATGCAGTCCACACACTCCCAAAACAATAGCGGGAGGTCTCTACGCTGGCCGGCCCGGGCTGCTGAGTTCACAGTCTGCACACACAGCCTGCTTTTTGTCAGCAAAAGAAGTGGAGATGTTTTTCAGAGCagggttttaaaaaaggctCTGCCTCGCTTTGTGCACCAAGTTTGGGGGCTTATTGTGAGTCAAAGTTCCACGAGCTTGCATGAAAACTGGAACCAAAACAGTCTGTCACTGTTGTTTCTATTCACAGGGTAGAGGCATTACACAGCAGATAAGGATTCAGAGAGCAGAGTGTATCAAATGACCCTGGGTTTGGTGTAAACAGGAGATAGTTGTTTACTCAACTTGGATGCTTTCTTCAAGATGCTTAAAACGTGCACAGGGAGGAAACTAAGGACAGCCAATACACTATCTCTGCTCAAATAATACTAATACGCCTATCTTCCTATCAGCTGTGTGTGAAACAATACTCCcaagataacaacaacaatagttGTGTTAAATCTTTGGCGCTGATCTGTTGGCTTTTGTGTATTTCCTCGCCTGGACGCAGCTGGGACTCGTGCAGGGACAGTGTGATGGCCCCAGGGCCTCGCCAATTGTTCCCTCTCTGTTTCGCTGCGGGC
Proteins encoded in this region:
- the rgl1 gene encoding ral guanine nucleotide dissociation stimulator-like 1 isoform X1, with amino-acid sequence MISHYPLATLLPWPASPTYHCPDLDCSLLLEGDGGVALQRYQPRSPEGSPRHWSSVQDWGEEVEEGAIYNVTLKRVQIQQAANKGARWLGAEGDRLPPGHTVSQLETCKIRSIRAGTLERLVETLLTAFGDNDLTYTSIFLSTYRAFASTQTVLQLLLDKYGSVEENEQNTGSCKGSETNGAIRSALASILRAWLDQCPEDFQEPPDYPCLHRLMDYLRRTLPGSETLRRAESLLEQLQSQAGMEDADAGFHGNSSFCLGEEEEVEIEVQEDFLSFDADLVAEQLTYMDALLFKKVVPHHCLGSIWSQRDKKHNKHSAPTIRATITQFNAVAACVVSTVLKHRQIRPHVRARVIQRWIDIAQECRIRKNFSSLRAIVSALQSNPLYRLKRVWACVHKDSMQTFEELSDIFSDHNNYLTSRELLMREGTSKFASLESCAKEHQKRTHKRLQLQKEMGAMQGTIPYLGTFLTDLTMLDTALPDLVEGGLNNFEKRRREFEVIAQIKLLQSACNSYCLTPEPTFLRWFKSQVQLSEEESYGLSCEIEGLGDSSPTSPKPRKSMVKRLSLLFLGPDSSAASSPVRETPRSPPTGSSGESMDSVSVSSSDSSSPSDSEGLTPTHTSDSQQNKLSESSSCNSLHSMDTSSSTASVSMTPASPSLPPCTHRRSISLTPLSPSSPSQTPAYNTQAQDACIIRVSLEDGNGNLYKSILLTNQDKTPAVISRAMAKHNLEVEPEEGYELVQVISEERELVIPDNANVFYAMNTSANFDFLLRVRGAAGRPVQLRSRCSSTLPRAQHRSSLSLRLSKVTL
- the rgl1 gene encoding ral guanine nucleotide dissociation stimulator-like 1 isoform X2; the protein is MKETLTMKFAWKSKMSSVQDWGEEVEEGAIYNVTLKRVQIQQAANKGARWLGAEGDRLPPGHTVSQLETCKIRSIRAGTLERLVETLLTAFGDNDLTYTSIFLSTYRAFASTQTVLQLLLDKYGSVEENEQNTGSCKGSETNGAIRSALASILRAWLDQCPEDFQEPPDYPCLHRLMDYLRRTLPGSETLRRAESLLEQLQSQAGMEDADAGFHGNSSFCLGEEEEVEIEVQEDFLSFDADLVAEQLTYMDALLFKKVVPHHCLGSIWSQRDKKHNKHSAPTIRATITQFNAVAACVVSTVLKHRQIRPHVRARVIQRWIDIAQECRIRKNFSSLRAIVSALQSNPLYRLKRVWACVHKDSMQTFEELSDIFSDHNNYLTSRELLMREGTSKFASLESCAKEHQKRTHKRLQLQKEMGAMQGTIPYLGTFLTDLTMLDTALPDLVEGGLNNFEKRRREFEVIAQIKLLQSACNSYCLTPEPTFLRWFKSQVQLSEEESYGLSCEIEGLGDSSPTSPKPRKSMVKRLSLLFLGPDSSAASSPVRETPRSPPTGSSGESMDSVSVSSSDSSSPSDSEGLTPTHTSDSQQNKLSESSSCNSLHSMDTSSSTASVSMTPASPSLPPCTHRRSISLTPLSPSSPSQTPAYNTQAQDACIIRVSLEDGNGNLYKSILLTNQDKTPAVISRAMAKHNLEVEPEEGYELVQVISEERELVIPDNANVFYAMNTSANFDFLLRVRGAAGRPVQLRSRCSSTLPRAQHRSSLSLRLSKVTL